Proteins encoded by one window of Halobacteriovoraceae bacterium:
- the atpG gene encoding ATP synthase F1 subunit gamma, translating to MANIKELKKKIKSTKGTLKITMAMKLVSGAKLNRAQHAITSSRPYANELEDLIKTVSALVQNYRHDYLEENEENKRSALLVVSSDKGLCGSYNSGLIKKVKAFINEIDEDFKVYFIGKKAKDILGKDVNTGKYFTFEKNEASFLEIQKVGQELGNLFKTGEFGKVYVAYNIFHSAISFESTVKKILPMTVNLDEKIKLKEKFPFDFKYEPNPKTILDHLIPETFISTLWTCVLDARAAEHGSRMTAMDSASGNCKEAIRTLTLKMNKLRQAAITTELIEVVSGAESLNG from the coding sequence ATGGCAAATATTAAGGAACTAAAAAAGAAAATAAAGAGTACGAAAGGCACGCTTAAAATTACAATGGCCATGAAACTTGTTTCTGGTGCAAAACTTAATCGGGCCCAACATGCTATTACAAGCTCAAGGCCATACGCTAATGAGTTAGAAGATTTGATAAAGACTGTTTCTGCACTTGTGCAAAATTATCGGCATGACTACCTTGAAGAAAATGAAGAAAATAAAAGATCTGCTCTTTTAGTTGTTTCTTCGGATAAAGGCCTGTGTGGTTCTTATAACTCTGGCCTTATAAAAAAAGTAAAGGCCTTCATAAACGAAATTGATGAGGATTTTAAAGTCTATTTTATTGGAAAAAAGGCAAAAGATATCCTTGGCAAAGATGTTAATACCGGTAAGTATTTTACTTTTGAAAAAAATGAAGCCTCTTTTCTTGAAATACAAAAAGTAGGTCAAGAGCTTGGAAATTTATTCAAAACAGGTGAATTCGGAAAAGTATATGTCGCGTATAATATTTTTCATTCTGCAATTAGTTTTGAATCAACTGTGAAGAAAATATTACCTATGACTGTAAATTTGGATGAAAAAATCAAATTAAAAGAAAAATTTCCATTTGATTTTAAATATGAACCAAATCCAAAAACTATCCTTGATCACCTCATACCAGAAACCTTCATCAGTACACTTTGGACATGTGTTCTGGATGCACGTGCAGCTGAACATGGTTCTAGAATGACGGCCATGGATAGTGCTTCTGGTAATTGTAAAGAAGCTATACGAACTTTAACTTTAAAAATGAATAAATTGAGACAGGCCGCAATTACTACTGAGTTGATAGAAGTAGTTTCAGGCGCGGAATCTCTCAATGGATAA
- the atpD gene encoding F0F1 ATP synthase subunit beta, with product MSQNVGVIRQVMGPVVDVEFENGVLPEIYNALTVTNKVISDEEGNLVLEVAQHLGDNIVRTIAMDSSEGLSRGQKVIDTGDSIKAPVGAEALGRIINVVGKPVDEAGPVNAKKYYPIHREPPKFEKQSTKLEPFYTGIKVIDLLAPYLKGGKIGLFGGAGVGKTVLIMELINNIATHHGGYSVFAGVGERTREGNDLYYEMKESGVLEKTALVYGQMNEPPGARARVALTGLSIAEYFRDEENRDVLFFVDNIFRFTQAGSEVSALLGRIPSAVGYQPTLGTEMGAMQERITSTSDGSITSIQAVYVPADDYTDPAPATTFAHLDATTELSRSIAELGIYPAVDPLSSSSTILSPDILGQDHYDVARGVQAILQKYKELQDIIAILGMDELSEEDKVVVARARKVQKFLSQPFFVAEQFTGIAGQFVKVEDTIASFKAILDGEVDDLPEQAFYLVGDLEMVKEKAKSMQES from the coding sequence ATGTCACAAAACGTAGGAGTTATCCGTCAGGTTATGGGACCTGTTGTTGATGTTGAGTTTGAAAACGGTGTTTTGCCGGAGATATACAATGCACTCACAGTTACCAACAAAGTTATATCTGATGAAGAGGGAAATCTGGTCCTTGAGGTTGCTCAACACTTAGGGGATAACATTGTTAGAACAATTGCAATGGACTCATCTGAAGGGTTAAGCCGAGGTCAAAAAGTTATCGATACAGGAGATTCAATTAAGGCCCCTGTTGGTGCAGAGGCTTTAGGTAGAATTATCAACGTTGTAGGAAAACCTGTTGATGAAGCAGGGCCAGTGAATGCAAAAAAATATTATCCTATTCATAGAGAACCCCCAAAGTTTGAAAAACAATCAACTAAACTTGAGCCTTTCTACACAGGGATTAAGGTTATTGACCTACTTGCACCCTATTTGAAAGGTGGAAAAATTGGTTTATTCGGTGGGGCCGGTGTTGGGAAGACAGTTCTCATTATGGAGCTCATTAACAATATTGCTACTCACCATGGTGGATATTCAGTTTTTGCTGGAGTAGGTGAACGTACACGTGAAGGAAATGACCTTTATTATGAAATGAAAGAGTCTGGCGTTCTCGAGAAAACTGCACTTGTTTATGGGCAGATGAATGAACCTCCGGGCGCTCGTGCTAGAGTTGCTCTCACAGGACTTTCAATTGCTGAATATTTTAGAGATGAAGAAAACAGAGATGTTCTTTTCTTTGTTGATAATATTTTTAGATTTACTCAAGCTGGTTCTGAAGTTTCGGCCCTTCTTGGTCGTATTCCTTCTGCCGTTGGTTATCAGCCAACACTCGGTACAGAAATGGGTGCCATGCAAGAAAGAATTACATCTACAAGTGATGGCTCAATTACTTCTATTCAAGCAGTTTACGTTCCAGCAGATGACTATACTGACCCAGCGCCTGCAACAACATTCGCGCACCTTGATGCTACGACTGAGCTATCAAGATCTATTGCTGAGCTTGGTATTTATCCAGCGGTTGATCCACTTTCTTCATCTTCAACAATCTTATCTCCTGATATTCTCGGACAGGATCACTACGATGTTGCTCGAGGAGTTCAGGCCATACTTCAAAAATATAAGGAATTACAAGATATTATTGCAATTCTAGGTATGGATGAATTATCTGAAGAAGATAAAGTCGTTGTGGCCAGGGCCAGAAAGGTTCAAAAGTTTTTATCACAACCATTCTTTGTTGCTGAGCAGTTCACTGGTATTGCTGGTCAGTTCGTAAAAGTAGAAGATACTATTGCCTCGTTTAAGGCCATTCTTGATGGAGAGGTAGATGATCTACCTGAACAAGCTTTTTATCTTGTTGGTGATTTAGAGATGGTTAAAGAGAAGGCAAAATCTATGCAGGAGTCATAA
- the atpC gene encoding ATP synthase F1 subunit epsilon, producing MSYYTVDLLTPSEVLAKDVPADELLIPTVRGQINVLNDHTHIITELDTGILTLKAPNGVRKFHVTHGVCKVLEHKVTVLAGVSEEDRSIDITRAQEALKRAKEKLSGMDPLTDHEFKKFYMKIRRAENRIELAKNGKKVP from the coding sequence ATGTCTTATTATACTGTTGATCTACTTACACCTTCTGAAGTTTTGGCTAAAGATGTTCCGGCCGATGAACTTTTGATTCCAACCGTTAGAGGTCAAATCAATGTTCTAAATGATCACACTCATATCATTACTGAGCTTGATACCGGAATTTTAACTTTGAAGGCCCCAAATGGTGTTAGAAAGTTTCATGTCACTCATGGTGTTTGTAAGGTACTTGAGCACAAAGTCACAGTCTTGGCCGGTGTAAGTGAAGAGGACCGGTCAATAGATATTACTAGGGCACAAGAAGCACTCAAGAGAGCAAAGGAAAAACTTTCTGGCATGGATCCATTGACTGATCACGAGTTCAAAAAGTTCTATATGAAAATAAGACGTGCCGAAAATAGAATTGAGCTTGCTAAAAACGGGAAAAAAGTTCCATAA